A genome region from Gadus chalcogrammus isolate NIFS_2021 chromosome 5, NIFS_Gcha_1.0, whole genome shotgun sequence includes the following:
- the LOC130382272 gene encoding sterile alpha motif domain-containing protein 5-like isoform X1: protein MTQGATLVFDWLSTLKLSQYVEAFVDNGYDDLEVCKQIGEPDLDAIGVRVEYHRHRLLSAVARLREADHRKSPGHYFTLEPLNPDGCNRPSLLQPQKERDLWGTCREGTGTAAFRHQASCPGNHNPRFTDCNDFVTYPKLKLKILIRDKLAKEGINLSKAPYTHKATKRGMAVSPHLYLMVI, encoded by the exons ATGACTCAAGGAGCAACCCTTGTGTTTGACTGGCTATCGACCCTAAAGCTGTCTCAATATGTGGAGGCGTTTGTGGATAATGGATATGACGACTTGGAAGTTTGCAAGCAAATTGGGGAGCCGGACCTCGATGCCATCGGTGTCCGCGTAGAgtaccacagacacagactgctGAGCGCCGTGGCGAGGCTGAGAGAGGCAGACCACAGGAAGTCACCTGGACACTATTTCACCCTGGAGCCGCTTAACCCAGATGGCTGCAAtcgtccctctctccttcagccGCAGAAGGAGAGGGACCTGTGGGGAACCTGCAGGGAGGGCACCGGGACCGCGGCCTTCAGGCACCAAGCCTCCTGCCCGGGCAACCACAACCCCAGGTTCACCGATTGTAATGACTTCGTTACTTATCCCAAATTGAAGCTCAAGATATTGATCAGGGATAAACTGGCCAAAGAGGGGATCAACTTGAGCAAAGCACCTTATACACACAAG GCTACAAAACGGGGGATGGCTGTATCCCCACATCTTTATCTCATGGTCATATGA
- the LOC130382272 gene encoding sterile alpha motif domain-containing protein 5-like isoform X2: MTQGATLVFDWLSTLKLSQYVEAFVDNGYDDLEVCKQIGEPDLDAIGVRVEYHRHRLLSAVARLREADHRKSPGHYFTLEPLNPDGCNRPSLLQPQKERDLWGTCREGTGTAAFRHQASCPGNHNPRFTDCNDFVTYPKLKLKILIRDKLAKEGINLSKAPYTHKSGNEQRVSD; the protein is encoded by the coding sequence ATGACTCAAGGAGCAACCCTTGTGTTTGACTGGCTATCGACCCTAAAGCTGTCTCAATATGTGGAGGCGTTTGTGGATAATGGATATGACGACTTGGAAGTTTGCAAGCAAATTGGGGAGCCGGACCTCGATGCCATCGGTGTCCGCGTAGAgtaccacagacacagactgctGAGCGCCGTGGCGAGGCTGAGAGAGGCAGACCACAGGAAGTCACCTGGACACTATTTCACCCTGGAGCCGCTTAACCCAGATGGCTGCAAtcgtccctctctccttcagccGCAGAAGGAGAGGGACCTGTGGGGAACCTGCAGGGAGGGCACCGGGACCGCGGCCTTCAGGCACCAAGCCTCCTGCCCGGGCAACCACAACCCCAGGTTCACCGATTGTAATGACTTCGTTACTTATCCCAAATTGAAGCTCAAGATATTGATCAGGGATAAACTGGCCAAAGAGGGGATCAACTTGAGCAAAGCACCTTATACACACAAG
- the LOC130382272 gene encoding sterile alpha motif domain-containing protein 5-like isoform X3 — protein sequence MTQGATLVFDWLSTLKLSQYVEAFVDNGYDDLEVCKQIGEPDLDAIGVRVEYHRHRLLSAVARLREADHRKSPGHYFTLEPLNPDGCNRPSLLQPQKERDLWGTCREGTGTAAFRHQASCPGNHNPRFTDCNDFVTYPKLKLKILIRDKLAKEGINLSKAPYTHKRL from the coding sequence ATGACTCAAGGAGCAACCCTTGTGTTTGACTGGCTATCGACCCTAAAGCTGTCTCAATATGTGGAGGCGTTTGTGGATAATGGATATGACGACTTGGAAGTTTGCAAGCAAATTGGGGAGCCGGACCTCGATGCCATCGGTGTCCGCGTAGAgtaccacagacacagactgctGAGCGCCGTGGCGAGGCTGAGAGAGGCAGACCACAGGAAGTCACCTGGACACTATTTCACCCTGGAGCCGCTTAACCCAGATGGCTGCAAtcgtccctctctccttcagccGCAGAAGGAGAGGGACCTGTGGGGAACCTGCAGGGAGGGCACCGGGACCGCGGCCTTCAGGCACCAAGCCTCCTGCCCGGGCAACCACAACCCCAGGTTCACCGATTGTAATGACTTCGTTACTTATCCCAAATTGAAGCTCAAGATATTGATCAGGGATAAACTGGCCAAAGAGGGGATCAACTTGAGCAAAGCACCTTATACACACAAG